aaaatacgttttattgttattttagacgTGGTGTAGAGGGGTTAcgattacatgaatcaggtaatgagtacaatttgtTTTGAGCCATGTTtaccctttcctctctttctctcaatctccccccccattcccacccataaaatgtatagttcattttccacgtagtatctagtgagtaccactatttTACTTGTCCCTTTGtttcaccttttctgtgcccccccccaaaggcaaattaactaacaaacaagacaaaagaaaaaaaaacagcaaacaacagcaacaaaaaaattttcactttcttttcttggagttcattcactAATGTGTtagtttatatgatcatatgcacaaagCTATTAAGCCTTTATAAATCCcctcctatgcatatcctcctttggtctcattgtgtgaacatctagagacctgtataatttatcatgtcccagtgtattttttattttattttattttttttgggtttatttatttattttttttggccagtcctaggccatgaactcagggcctgagcactgtccctggcttctttttgctcaaggctagcactctgccacttgagccacagtgccacttctggccgttttctgtatatgtggtgctgaggaatcgaacccagggcttcatgtatacgaggcaagcactcttgccactaggccatattcccagtcccccagtgtattttttaaaaccatttagtgtggttacttgtagatttataggcacattctagttaccacaaatgagggaaaccatgcaacttatgtttctttggatctggcttacttcacttaatataattttttcccaagtctttccgtttccttatgaatggggcaatgttattctttctgatggaagcatagaatttctttgtgtatataaaccaccatttcttgatccatttgtctactgaagggcatctggattgattccatatcttggccatGCTAAGCAATGCtgtagtgaacatggttgtgctggtagctttagtgtagcctggtttgtgtcctattggataaatgctcaggagtgaaattgctgggtcatagggaagttctatgtttattcttttcaGAACCCTCAATACTCCTTTCCAGCATGGTAAACaaacttacattcccaccaacagtgtagtagaaatTTCTTTTGTTGACATCCCCACCACcatctattattattagttttcttgataatggccattctaactagggtgacatggaatctcaatgttgttttgatgtgcatttcttctatggccagaaatgttgaacatttcttcatgtgtctatttgccatcattacttcttcctctgagaagtatctctttaagtctttagttcatttattaattgggctgttgagtttttgagggtttatttgggGGGTTgagtttttgagctctaagtatatttgagataggaggcccttgtctgatgcatagctggtaaaaatcttctcctatcccttgggctttctatttatcttgctagcaatGTCCTTTGCTGGCAGTATCTCTTCAGTTTGATgtgatcccatttatccagtctttctttgatttgttgtgattctggatctttatttaggaagtgttAAACCATGCCTAGGAGCCTTAGTGTTTTTCTTAccctttcctgtaatattttcattgtctcagatattttttctttccaggctgtcACTGAAGCATGGACTCAGAGACTAGATAGTACTCCTTAGCTTTTTGATCAAGCCTAGCTGTCtaccagtggagccacagctccattttcagcttttttggtggtgcattggcaataagagtctccttgactttcctgcctgggctggcttctagctataatcctcagatttcagccttctgactagctagaattacaagcatgagccatcagcacctagctccCCATTTTTGCTTTGGAATAGGAAATATATGTTTTGTAATCATTAGATCATTGATACAATCTAATCTTTTTCAATATTATGTGTAAGGAGTTGGTATTCAAGAGCTTCCTGCAGTCTATTTTATCATGTAATAGTAAAGAAAATTCTAGGGTTAAAGTTTAGAAAAGTTTAGTAAGTATGGGCTTGAGACTTACAAGTAGCCACTGGTAGCATTCATTTGGATGGCCAAAtaggtcagggtcagggtctcTTTCAATTCTCATGGGATATGTGTTCTAAGTGAGAAGAGTTAAGATGAAGAAGAGGTGGGAACATCGCTGATgtatattcctttttatttaaatagGAAAGATTTCTTTGAGCCCTAGAGGATGCGTATTTAAGTTTCGTTGGCCAgtcctttgtctttctattttcataacaatcttttttttttcaagcttctATTTCAGTGTTGGATCACAAGAATCTGCAGGGCACCATAAACAGGAAGctttggtaactttttttttttatttgtctccATAGTTccacccctcctttttttttttttctttcacagaacATCATACAGCTGGAATCATAGTATGTATATTTTCAACCTGGCTTCTACTCTTTGCAATATGCCTGTAAGACCCTCTCCTTGGGGTTCACAGGTTGATAGCTCATTTACTTTTATCACTGAGTATGTAAATGCATTCTTCAGTCTCTTCAGAAAAGAAGCAAAtagagagaataagaaagagtaatCGTGAGGATGAATTTGATTGAAGCACTCCATACACATGTATGGAAAtgccacaatgaaacccctttgtacaattgatACATGCTAattggatgagagagagagagagagaggaacatatGAATTATTTTGAGTTGATGTTCTTGAATTATACATAGCGAAGCCATTCGATGTGCATAAATAGAAACATAGCCTCTGATTTATTTGCTCAGTATATAACCTTTATTAAGAAACATCAGAAGATACCACAGATACAATTGAATTAGTCAACAGACACATTGTGATTCTCCATGACATCTGAGGAATGTTACTTGGCTGCATTCTGGTGCCTTTGATGTTGGAGGATTTGACTTTTTAGAAAAACAGAAgataaaaatacatcacaaagcaGAATGCCTATACAGTCACAGAGGGTTCTTAGAGAGAAACCCCCGATCATGACAATTTTCAATCCCACAAGACAGTGTCAGAAAAAGTATACCCAAAGCCACTGGATGCCAAGGAGGGAGCTTCATAGAATTTCAGTCAGTAGTTGAGGGTCAGAGTATTACTTCTATACTGAAATCAGGTAAAGCCTTGATGCTCATATAATATTGAGCCCCTAGCATACGAAATGAGATAGAAGGAGGAACTGGTGAGTGGTCCAAGGAGGTGGACACTTGCAAGGTACAGTTGCTCTGGGACATTAGGCATCGGCAACCTGGCTCTTAGCAGATGGgctagcagcagtagcagcagcaggcaGGGCGGCAGCAGGACTGTCCACAGTAGGATGGGCGGCAGCAGGAGGCCTGGGCATGGTGCAGCTGGCAGCAGGTGGGGGGCGTGCAGCTCACCACgcagcagggaggcaggcaggtgcCCTCCACACGGCAGTCTGGGCGGCACCACCGGACTCTGCAGCTCATGGCTCCAGAGCCTCCCTCCTGGCCACAGCAGCCGGAGCCAAAGTTCCCACCGAAGGAGCAGCTGGGAAACCCACAGAAGCTGGTAGCGCAACAGGCCATGGTTGTGAGGTTGAGAGGTGAGTTGAGAGGTGAGCTACTTGGAGCAGTTTCTGAGTTTTGGAGGTGACTTCGGTGTGGGGCCTTTTATATATCTGAACCAGCTGCCGTTTGTAAAAATTCTTaacatatttttcttgtttttttggtttAAATTTGTCCCTCAGTGGACCTCTGATTGGCTTCCACTGGAAGACTTGTCTCCCATTATGGAAATGACTATGTTTTACAAGGCCATGGAGACTTTTTTGCTCCTTAGAAAGCTTGTGGTTTCCTGAGTTCAAAGAGTCCTCCCATGTTACATCCAGTCAACACCCTCATTTTGAATAGTAGTCATTCCAACTGACCATCTACCCAAACCTCTAAAGCTAAGGGTAATTGCACTGTTTTTAagtattgttttttttccatctgcAGACCAAATTCCATTGAATGTAAAACAGCTAGGGACTCAGAGAACACCTTTGCTCATCTGTAATTAAAGCCTCCAACTCATTGACTCTGACATTCAATTGAATTCCCATTACAGTTCCTTTGatttttaatccatttgaaatATGTAAATATGAGTTATATTCTAGACCAGAAATTTTTTCTTGTGACTCAAATGAGTTTAGAATGTAAGCAGGGTTTAGCTTCTGGAAGAATTTTAATAACTATTCACTGAGTCAAATGTTCATTGAGTAGGTGGAATAAAGACCATGATTTGTGGGTGCCTGGACCACTCATAAAGAAGTAAATAGAACTTACAAGTTGTAGTATCTCTCATGAAGGATACCTGTTATCTGAAGTAGAATGAGACTGGGAAATAATATTGAGTTATTTTTGTCTGAATTTGATTGTTAAATAAAGGTTTAGGAAGAAATACCTAGGAGTTAGGACATCTTGAAGAATGCATTACCACAAATTTGTCCTTTTCTAAAGTGTATCCTGTTGTGTATCCCTGCTATTGATTAAATGCGAGAGGCAAGTGCTGAGCACCTgtaaataaatttggaaaatatttttggcTAGTTTTTTCTGTACTGTGTCTTAATGtattttgtatacatacattttgtctttcttagttaaataataataaaaacttgaatgtCAAAAGCAACTATCTTTTGTTCTAGATTTGTGTTAACTTCTTCCGAGAATATTTTTTGTGAGTTTGTTTCAGTTGGACTGCAGAGTACAAATCTATGATATTACTGTGTTAGTCTAGTGTGGTTGTGAGAATAGAAGGGGAATCACAAGAGCTGAAGCTTACAAGAGACATTTGGGCATCAGTGGGAAGAAGGACACAGACCAAGACACAAGAATTGAACCTAAATGTTCTAGGGAATTAGTATTGGTAGATCCTGAAGTATGCATTCAGTAGAAGATAGTGTGGATTCTTTTTGGTGGGCACAAATGAAGGAGAATTACAGTATATTGAATGAGAGGAGAACACAGATGGCAGAAACATACTTAGAAGCCGTCATGATGCGGATTTATGTGGGAACCCATGGCAGTGATCAGCCTGAATATTTCAGCTAAAAGTGTCTATATTAGTCAATACATAACCCTAATGTAGTCCATACACATCCGAATAACCATGAAGGTTATTCATTATATGAGTAACAATGAAGATTATGTAATTAGCAGATGGACTCGGGCCTAATTTAGTTTTTTATGATAAGGATCCCGATAGCAATGCAGATCCAGTCTTGAATTTCAGCCGTAGGCAAACAGCTTAGAGCTACAAGAAGGACATGACACTGCTTGCTTTGCACATCAAGatagtttatttgaaagtaacaGGAGGAGATATGAAGTAGGAAGCAGGTTTGAAGAAGTGGGGGGAAGCAAGCGATAGGAAAGGAAGTCAAAATGTCAGGAAAACAATCTCATCCAGATGTGCTACTCAGGTAGAGGAAGCTCTCCAGGGAATGTGGATGGACGCATGTTTTGAGGGTCCTGATGGAGAGTTTCATCGTTTATGAGTACCTTAGCAACATCCCGATGCTTAGCAACCATCAAAGGGAGCACTTCTTCAGAGATCAGTGCTGTTTCACCATGCTTCTTCTTTCATCCCTAAATCACCAGGAGTCAGGCTCTTAACAGGTGGGCTCACAGCAGGATGGCTGGCAGCAGGTGGGCTCACAGCAGGTGGGCTCACAGCAGGATGGCTGGCAGCAGGAGGGCtggcagcagtggcagcagcagGCGGGGCGGCAGCAGGACTGTCCACAGTAGGATGGGCGGCAGCAGGAGGCCTGGGCATGGTGCAGCTGGCAGCAGGTGGGGGGCGTGCAGCTCACCACgcagcagggaggcaggcaggtgcCCTCCACACGGCAGTCTGGGCGGCACCACCGGACTCTGCAGCTCATGGCTCCAGAGCCTCCCTCCTGGCCACAGCTGAGGCCGCCTCCCATACCACAGCTGGTTTCACAGCAGCTTGGCTGGCAGCAGCTTGGCTGGCAGCAGCTTGGCTGGCAGCAGCTGGACTGGGagcagctgggctggcagcagctgggctggcagcagctgggttggcagcagctgggctggcaacagctggactgggagcagctgggctggcagcagCTGGGCTGGCAACAGCTGGATCCACAGTTGCCACTGGTGGAGCAGCTGGGAAACCCACAGAAGCTGGTAGCGCAGCAGGCCATGGTGTCAGGAGACAGGTTGAGGTGTGTGTTCTGGAGAGAGAGAAGTTTCTGGGTTTTGACTCTACCTTCCACAGCTGGCCTTTTATATATTTCCCCAGAGCTGCTTGTTTACCTAACAGTTAGCATCTTTCCTTGATGCCAATTGCAAAGTCAGTCTTTGATTGGCTACTACATGAGTTGTCGAGAAAATTATAAGTAGCATtcgattgtttgtttttgttaatgtTCAATTAAGTCTCATTATGGCTCTTCCTTCTTTGGATTAAGCGAAGGTGCATACggaagctgggcacagtagcGCCTAATCATGTAAGTCACATGGAGTACTAGACTTGGGCCCAACATTGCCCTGGCTCACTGTGTCATACCTGACCTTCAATGACCTTTAGACAAATTTTATCGAAACTGGACATTATCTTCCAAACTGATCATGATTTCATAGGCCATTCATTCAGACTGGGAAAGACCAATCTTAGCATCCCTCACATGTTGAGTTATCACTTGATTCATTAACACCCAGACAACATCCACCTTTCTGTGATCAGTGTTTGCAAGTCATGGGATCCTAATTATTATTCTTGCCTTTAATCACCTTTGAACATATATTCTCAATGGAAgcatttaatgtcttttttttccctgtaaatGTTTTCTGACTTGATTAAATTAAAAGCATATGCTGGTAAAGGCTGCACATTGTGGCAAATCGAACAGGATAGTCATTTGAAGAAAAATTCTTCTTTCCTGGAAGgatgtgtacatacacatcctTTCCCAAACCAGGGATCCAGAGATAATATCAGAAAGTTgatgcatttttcttcctttcttcctgcttctgcAACTATAAACAAGCATGTACACATAGTTTATCTTCTATTACAAGAACATTTtgatagaaatttaaaaactgaTTAAAATACCTGTAGCAAAATatagattattttaatttttattataaaggtgatgtatacaggggtgacattgtccaaaaagaagtatattaattacctaacttatgtaatggtaactcctctgtatatcttaaccatttttaaatgGCCTTCTCATCCTTTTGAGCCAGCAAGCATGGTAGCACACATTTAGAATCTCAGCACTGAAAAGCTGAGTCTGTAAGCCTGTGAGGTCAAAGGGCAGCCTGCAGCATATAGCAGGACtgcttctcatttttaaaaatcttttttttgtgtgccagtcttggggcttgaagagtctgaatgctatccctgaacttttgtattcaaggctagtgctctaccacttgagccacttctggatcttttggtgcttaactggaaataagagtcttacaaattttcttgactaggcaggctttgaacagtgatcctcagatctcagcctcctgaatagctaggattacaggtgtgagccaccagtgctccacCTAAAAATTTCTTAAAGGTGAACCCATCAGAATAAgaggaaaaatttaaatacatctaAAAGCAATGAAGGTGTGGAATGTCAACCTGGATTACAAAGCTGTCCTTCAAAATTGAAGGATAAATGAAACCTTGCATGAAaatcaaaaactaaaagaatGTATGACAACTGAATCACCACTGTGGAAGATACTGAAAGAATACACACAGAAGAGAATGATACatgcaatcaggaaaatagaggaAGGAATAAATCCCAGTGGATAAATAGATCAGCAAAACAACAAAGTGTCAAGAAATACTGCACAATTTTCAATATTCACTGAGTATTAATGGTCTAGTTCAAAGATATAGAGTAGCATGTTAGATTGGCAAGCAAGACCCAATCATTTGTTGGCTACAAGTGACACATCTAATTTAGGATAAAGACAAATATTGGCTTAAGGTGAAAGAACGGAAAAATTTTCCAAGCATATAGACTTTAAAAGTGGCCAAGAGTAGTTAGTTATATTCATAGctgataaaatagacttcagaCAAAAAATTGGTTAGAAGAGTCAAAGGGAATAATTCATTGAGGAGATAACAATTTGTACCATATATGCACCAAATATTGGCACACCCAAACATTGCTGCACTTGCAAGCATAAGATAGACTCTGGCACAATAATAGAGAGTTAAATAGCCTATTCTCACCAATAGATAGGTCATCCACACCAAAAAATCAATTATCAATCAGTAACTCAATTGACACTATAGATCAAATAGATTTAGGAGCTGtatacagaatatttcacccacCAATTGAATAATACATATTCTTTACAGAAGCCCATGGGACTTtcttcaaaatagatcatgttTTATGACATAAAACCTATCTTAGAAAATATATGATGATTGAAATAACTCCTATCAGACTATAATGTAATAAAACTAGAACTCAACCATAAAAGAAACTACAAACAATATTCAAGCAC
This sequence is a window from Perognathus longimembris pacificus isolate PPM17 chromosome 17, ASM2315922v1, whole genome shotgun sequence. Protein-coding genes within it:
- the LOC125365353 gene encoding keratin-associated protein 9-3-like, producing MACCATSFCGFPSCSFGGNFGSGCCGQEGGSGAMSCRVRWCRPDCRVEGTCLPPCCVVSCTPPTCCQLHHAQASCCRPSYCGQSCCRPACCCYCC
- the LOC125366264 gene encoding keratin-associated protein 1-1-like, with product MACCATSFCGFPSCSTSGNCGSSCCQPSCCQPSCSQSSCCQPSCCQPSCCQPSCCQPSCSQSSCCQPSCCQPSCCQPSCCETSCGMGGGLSCGQEGGSGAMSCRVRWCRPDCRVEGTCLPPCCVVSCTPPTCCQLHHAQASCCRPSYCGQSCCRPACCCHCCQPSCCQPSCCEPTCCEPTCCQPSCCEPTC